A single region of the Coleofasciculus chthonoplastes PCC 7420 genome encodes:
- a CDS encoding NACHT C-terminal alpha/beta 1 domain-containing protein, with the protein MRCLYRDTFLTELIKFEGRICIITDKRIDPISLDYFVSSQLITDVVDWIRAIAAINSSLLTELRHDHTHQTYG; encoded by the coding sequence TTGCGTTGCCTCTACAGGGATACATTTCTTACAGAATTGATCAAGTTTGAGGGTAGGATTTGTATCATCACCGACAAACGCATTGATCCCATTTCCCTAGACTATTTTGTATCAAGTCAGCTAATCACAGATGTAGTCGATTGGATACGTGCGATCGCGGCAATAAATTCAAGTCTTTTAACTGAACTCAGACACGATCACACTCACCAAACTTATGGCTAA